In the genome of Deltaproteobacteria bacterium HGW-Deltaproteobacteria-18, the window AACCTTGATGAAGCCATGATTGCCGCGGAATTCGGCGGTCACGGAAAAGTCGGGCATCCTGCCCGTGCCGATGCCGATGATTTTCTGCCCGTTGCTGACCAGTTTGTGCTTGTTTCCTTCCACGGCCTGCAGAAGTTTGCGGGTGTGTTTGAAATCCCTCATGGCCGGTCTTTCGAAATCTCCGAACGTGGCCAGATAATGGATTCTGTGTACCTGCGACGGCTCGACGAAGATGAGGTCGCCAAAGGCCCATTTTCCTTCTTCCTGGGTCTTCGAGATGTTCAGGACTGCGTCCAGTATGGGGTAGATGCGCAGCCGCGTGTCCGGGCCCAAGCTCAGATTCCTCATGTCGACGATATGATCCCGGACTGCATGGGTCGCAAAATTCTGCAGCACGTAGCCGGAGGTCTCAAGATCAGTAGTGCTCTTTGTTCCCAGATCCTGGGAGAGCAGCCTGCACCCGTACTCCAGCCAGCGCTGGGTCGGGCCGGTGGAACACATGTCGACGTGGTGCTCGCTGAACCATGTCTGGTAGAACATGTTATGGAAATGACCGCCGCAGGCGATTATTCCGGCCAGTTCAGGGTTATCGAATTCCCCAAGATTTCTGTCTTCTGCTGCGGAAGCGCCTTGCATCCATTTTGCGTGTTTGAGAAAGATTTCCTCCAGACGCGGTTCGTGTCCTCGCAGCAGGTCGCAGGGGTCATAAATGCGCAGCGGACTGTTTTTGTTCAGGGCATAGATCAGC includes:
- a CDS encoding DNA-binding protein, whose amino-acid sequence is MQELFLIKCIDQIHDGLCNGLSRFSGPSRAALIYALNKNSPLRIYDPCDLLRGHEPRLEEIFLKHAKWMQGASAAEDRNLGEFDNPELAGIIACGGHFHNMFYQTWFSEHHVDMCSTGPTQRWLEYGCRLLSQDLGTKSTTDLETSGYVLQNFATHAVRDHIVDMRNLSLGPDTRLRIYPILDAVLNISKTQEEGKWAFGDLIFVEPSQVHRIHYLATFGDFERPAMRDFKHTRKLLQAVEGNKHKLVSNGQKIIGIGTGRMPDFSVTAEFRGNHGFIKVQDETVCSFSDGGFHSSTRQANLVQLEEVLLELSLDSNKLYTIMKVVSTLVRSAQERKHGCALVLDFGSPLANISGQHLESPLDLKRHMDLDLATSLAKVDGALHIDMMYLKLHAFAALLDGRAVAGENRARGARYNSALRFTAEHDQVILVVVSSDRPISIIQHGAEIKARCDWEPRYQCLSEPETLENWTGRPNHS